Proteins co-encoded in one Corynebacterium lujinxingii genomic window:
- a CDS encoding recombinase RecT yields MSDLQNSNTGNGGDLVGTADDRGVHQEGNLSRYTTDERARLRALMGADDASDADLDVLAMVSQRSGLDPFLKQIYLVGRRTKTGGYRGEPERWETKWTVQSSIDGLREVLFRTADAKGVDCSIGRPVWFDADGSPHRFWVGDANPTACEVEVTLGGRTGYGVATWDQFCQTTKQGTPNSMWSQMGPHMLAKCAKALAIRDVCSLASGIYIDEEMQQAENRVFAEARRTDTQPKSLSRGSSGLQSAIAAPEQEAAPEWSEVGTIAAGDIERAETRSALVSVLENAKKNVGAAEYKALRTKGTQRWNELPAEDITDAEVEPESNPDA; encoded by the coding sequence ATGTCTGACCTGCAAAACTCCAACACTGGCAATGGTGGCGACCTGGTCGGCACCGCCGATGACCGCGGCGTACACCAAGAGGGCAACCTGTCGCGCTACACCACCGACGAGCGTGCCCGACTGCGCGCGCTGATGGGCGCCGATGACGCCTCTGATGCTGATCTTGATGTGCTCGCTATGGTCTCGCAGCGCTCTGGTCTTGACCCGTTTTTGAAGCAGATTTATCTGGTCGGCCGCCGCACGAAAACCGGCGGGTATCGCGGTGAGCCCGAGCGCTGGGAGACCAAATGGACCGTCCAGTCCTCGATTGATGGTCTGCGCGAGGTGCTGTTCCGCACCGCCGACGCGAAGGGCGTTGACTGCTCGATCGGCCGGCCGGTGTGGTTCGACGCCGACGGTAGTCCGCACCGTTTCTGGGTAGGCGATGCCAACCCGACCGCCTGCGAGGTCGAGGTCACCCTCGGTGGTCGCACCGGCTACGGCGTCGCCACCTGGGACCAGTTCTGCCAAACCACCAAGCAGGGCACGCCGAACTCGATGTGGAGCCAAATGGGCCCCCACATGTTGGCTAAGTGTGCGAAGGCCCTTGCGATTCGTGATGTGTGCTCGCTCGCCTCTGGGATCTATATCGACGAGGAAATGCAGCAGGCTGAAAACCGTGTCTTTGCCGAGGCGCGTCGTACCGATACGCAGCCGAAGTCGCTATCCCGCGGGTCGTCTGGTCTGCAGTCTGCGATCGCCGCCCCGGAGCAGGAGGCCGCGCCGGAATGGTCCGAGGTCGGCACCATCGCCGCGGGTGATATCGAGCGAGCCGAGACCCGCTCGGCGCTGGTCTCGGTACTCGAAAACGCGAAGAAAAACGTCGGCGCCGCCGAGTACAAGGCGCTGCGCACCAAGGGCACCCAGCGCTGGAATGAACTTCCCGCCGAGGACATCACCGACGCCGAAGTCGAGCCTGAATCCAACCCGGACGCGTAG
- a CDS encoding YqaJ viral recombinase family protein has translation MTISVVANPPQPGTSEWRRIITASKVPAILGISRFQSQYSIWHEMHGDVEPEIPDRDRMAWGHIAEASLADWWAYKNPGAKLNPRRAGSFEIAYTNTALPFENIATLDRRGFFPTASPGERFHIVECKTAMSFDDWGRPGDDDSVPADYYAQVQFQMGVSGIHRASAVVLGPYGEPEIHDVEFREDEFAAIVDRLVEWQASLDMCLAPDLDSRVSTYETVRGLHPEIDREGVVQVEPWQAVDMLDRITGVDRAEAEARAAKIEAMELMGTARLLKCGDVKVADRRARAGGKPYVQFDKKADLSEVAS, from the coding sequence GTGACAATTAGTGTCGTTGCGAATCCGCCGCAGCCTGGCACCTCGGAGTGGCGCCGGATTATTACCGCCTCGAAGGTGCCCGCCATCTTGGGCATCTCTCGATTCCAAAGCCAGTATTCAATCTGGCACGAGATGCACGGCGACGTCGAGCCGGAAATCCCCGACCGCGACCGCATGGCGTGGGGGCACATCGCCGAGGCGTCTCTCGCTGACTGGTGGGCGTACAAAAACCCGGGCGCGAAGTTGAATCCGCGCCGGGCGGGCTCGTTCGAGATCGCCTACACCAACACCGCGTTGCCGTTTGAAAACATCGCCACGTTGGACCGCCGCGGGTTTTTCCCGACCGCCTCGCCGGGTGAGCGCTTCCATATCGTCGAGTGCAAAACGGCGATGTCGTTCGATGATTGGGGCCGCCCGGGCGACGACGACAGCGTGCCTGCCGACTACTACGCGCAGGTGCAGTTTCAAATGGGCGTGTCCGGTATCCACCGCGCGAGCGCCGTTGTGCTCGGACCGTACGGCGAGCCCGAGATCCACGACGTGGAATTCCGCGAGGATGAATTCGCCGCGATCGTCGATCGTCTCGTCGAGTGGCAGGCGTCGCTCGATATGTGTCTCGCGCCCGACCTGGATTCCCGCGTGTCTACCTATGAGACGGTGCGCGGGCTGCACCCGGAGATTGACCGGGAGGGTGTCGTCCAGGTCGAGCCATGGCAGGCGGTGGACATGCTTGACCGCATCACCGGCGTGGACCGCGCGGAGGCTGAAGCCCGCGCCGCGAAAATCGAGGCGATGGAACTCATGGGCACCGCCCGCCTGCTCAAGTGCGGCGACGTGAAAGTTGCCGATCGTCGAGCCCGCGCCGGGGGCAAGCCTTACGTCCAGTTCGACAAGAAGGCCGACCTGTCGGAGGTGGCATCGTGA
- a CDS encoding helix-turn-helix domain-containing protein: MKHSKRAIEPRTYSLAETADILGFGRTTLQDHVRNGSANHLHPISLGTRTRFPKAVIDALAEGAA; this comes from the coding sequence GTGAAGCATAGCAAACGGGCGATAGAGCCCCGGACCTACTCGCTCGCCGAGACCGCCGACATCCTCGGATTCGGCCGCACAACCCTGCAGGATCACGTGCGCAACGGCTCGGCGAACCACCTGCACCCGATCTCGCTGGGCACCCGGACCCGATTCCCGAAGGCGGTCATCGACGCGCTTGCCGAGGGGGCAGCATGA
- a CDS encoding helix-turn-helix domain-containing protein yields MKANIYAKADVLSALIAERGLTLSELAERAGVTRHTVRNALDGRPVSAGFVAGIGLALGVDFAEVFTIRAQAAEAA; encoded by the coding sequence ATGAAGGCCAACATCTACGCGAAGGCAGACGTGCTGTCTGCGCTTATCGCCGAGCGCGGCCTGACCCTTAGCGAACTCGCCGAGCGCGCCGGCGTTACCCGCCACACCGTGCGTAACGCACTCGATGGCCGCCCGGTATCCGCCGGATTCGTCGCCGGTATCGGCCTTGCGCTCGGCGTCGATTTCGCCGAGGTGTTCACCATCCGCGCACAGGCCGCTGAAGCGGCTTAA
- a CDS encoding ImmA/IrrE family metallo-endopeptidase: MTTITTDPNEIATALGVTIAEHTGGEKGRYYGGRHITLRRGLGHINRRCTLAHELGHCVLGHDPAATGWIKHRQERDADLWAARLLISAVDYRAAEHIHGPHPGAIAAELEVTKHLVAVWREHHLAAATGET; encoded by the coding sequence ATGACGACTATCACGACGGACCCTAACGAGATCGCCACCGCGCTCGGCGTCACCATCGCCGAGCACACCGGCGGCGAAAAGGGCCGATACTACGGCGGGCGACACATCACGCTGCGCCGCGGGCTCGGCCACATCAACCGCCGCTGCACGCTCGCCCATGAACTCGGCCATTGCGTGCTGGGGCATGACCCGGCCGCCACCGGATGGATCAAGCACCGCCAGGAGCGAGACGCCGACCTGTGGGCCGCCCGCCTGCTTATCAGCGCGGTGGACTACCGCGCCGCCGAGCACATCCACGGCCCCCACCCCGGCGCGATCGCCGCCGAACTGGAAGTCACTAAACACCTGGTGGCAGTGTGGCGAGAACACCACCTCGCCGCGGCAACCGGCGAAACCTGA
- a CDS encoding tyrosine-type recombinase/integrase, translating into MAIQRRVTKTGAVRWVARWRDKGGREHSRTFDTKREAKTFLADIEVKQARGANVVPQKITVRHLFDDWLATRDIRPSTRGAYEHVRDIQLAPLLDYPAAEVTPAEMMEWASHLRTGRAWISADDTGLAESTVHTALVTVASAFKWGVQEGYLTRSPVRVPRKDKALDPVEIPTRAQIDAVIKRVETGGAKYVAKGLENVTRPNPAVTDMMHIALWAGLRVSEIAGLVVGDIDLDAGFIHVRAQLARDGKRRAPVKSHTSRRDVPIAPALVPVLRRLTVDRAPDEWLLVSNNGHPVQVSHAGKVVRYAAENAGAPGVHFHALRHFFVSTMLTAGVAVQDVAAVAGHTPATTLETYAHVLDGYRDRVSAAFEAPAFSARGISAGSRHLRAVD; encoded by the coding sequence ATGGCGATTCAACGACGAGTAACTAAGACAGGCGCGGTGCGCTGGGTGGCGCGCTGGCGAGATAAAGGGGGGCGTGAGCACTCGCGCACCTTCGACACAAAGCGCGAGGCAAAGACCTTCCTCGCCGACATCGAGGTCAAGCAGGCACGCGGGGCGAACGTGGTGCCGCAAAAGATCACGGTGCGCCACCTTTTTGACGACTGGCTCGCCACCCGCGATATCAGGCCATCCACCCGCGGCGCCTACGAGCACGTGCGGGACATCCAACTCGCCCCGCTTTTGGACTACCCCGCCGCCGAGGTCACGCCCGCCGAGATGATGGAGTGGGCTTCACACCTGCGCACCGGGCGGGCTTGGATAAGCGCCGACGATACGGGCCTGGCGGAGAGCACCGTGCATACCGCGTTGGTCACCGTGGCGAGCGCATTCAAGTGGGGGGTGCAGGAAGGCTACCTGACGCGCTCGCCGGTACGGGTGCCGAGGAAGGACAAAGCGCTCGACCCGGTAGAGATCCCCACCCGCGCGCAGATCGACGCGGTCATCAAACGGGTGGAGACAGGCGGGGCGAAATACGTCGCCAAGGGGCTCGAGAATGTCACGCGCCCGAATCCTGCGGTCACCGACATGATGCACATCGCCCTGTGGGCGGGGCTTCGAGTATCGGAGATCGCCGGCCTGGTCGTCGGCGACATCGACCTGGACGCAGGCTTCATCCACGTGCGCGCGCAACTCGCCCGCGACGGCAAACGCCGCGCCCCGGTGAAGTCGCACACCTCGCGCCGCGACGTGCCGATCGCGCCCGCGCTCGTGCCGGTACTACGCCGGCTCACCGTAGACCGGGCACCTGACGAATGGCTACTGGTATCGAACAATGGGCACCCGGTACAGGTCTCGCACGCCGGCAAGGTGGTGCGCTACGCCGCCGAGAATGCGGGGGCGCCGGGTGTGCATTTCCACGCGCTGCGCCACTTTTTCGTATCCACCATGCTCACCGCCGGGGTCGCGGTGCAAGACGTCGCTGCGGTGGCCGGCCACACCCCGGCGACGACGCTCGAAACGTACGCGCACGTGCTCGACGGCTACCGCGACCGCGTATCGGCGGCCTTCGAGGCACCAGCGTTTAGCGCGCGCGGGATTTCTGCGGGATCGCGCCACCTGCGGGCGGTGGATTAG
- the nagB gene encoding glucosamine-6-phosphate deaminase — MDIIIRRTPDEVGAYAADCIEPFARQGATIGLATGSTPNPTYKELIRRHREEGLSFANCKAFLLDEYYGLPRDHEQSYYSTIRREFTGSIDIPDAAVASPNGEAEDPHSAAASYDHAIRHAGGVDIQILGIGANGHIAFNEPTSSLRSRTRLIDLHPRTIEDNARFFDSADEVPRQALSQGIGTILEARHLVLIATGPAKANAVQALVEGPLSASCPASALQLHNAATVVVDESAAELLSDAETYKDFDPYWR, encoded by the coding sequence ATGGACATCATCATTCGACGCACCCCGGACGAAGTCGGCGCATACGCCGCGGACTGCATCGAGCCGTTTGCCCGCCAGGGCGCCACGATCGGACTGGCGACCGGGTCCACCCCGAACCCGACCTATAAGGAGCTGATCCGCCGCCACCGCGAGGAAGGGCTGAGCTTCGCCAACTGCAAGGCCTTCCTCCTCGACGAGTACTACGGCCTGCCGCGCGACCACGAGCAGTCTTACTACTCCACCATCCGCCGCGAGTTCACCGGCTCCATCGACATCCCGGACGCCGCGGTCGCCTCCCCCAACGGTGAAGCAGAGGATCCGCACTCCGCGGCAGCATCCTACGATCACGCGATCCGCCACGCGGGCGGTGTGGACATCCAGATTCTGGGGATCGGCGCCAACGGGCACATCGCGTTCAACGAGCCGACCAGCTCGCTGCGCTCGCGCACCCGCCTCATCGACCTGCACCCGCGCACCATCGAGGACAACGCACGCTTTTTCGACTCTGCAGACGAAGTGCCGCGCCAGGCCCTGTCCCAGGGCATCGGCACGATTTTGGAGGCACGCCACCTCGTGCTCATCGCCACCGGCCCTGCGAAGGCGAATGCCGTGCAGGCACTTGTAGAAGGCCCGTTGTCGGCGTCCTGCCCCGCCTCGGCGCTGCAGCTGCACAACGCCGCGACCGTCGTTGTCGACGAAAGCGCAGCGGAGCTGCTTTCCGACGCCGAGACCTACAAGGATTTCGACCCGTACTGGCGCTAA